The Gracilimonas sp. genome includes a region encoding these proteins:
- the hemG gene encoding protoporphyrinogen oxidase → MSDLTSQEVIILGGGISGLSVAWFLHQKGIPFKLFEKQAETGGVITSKMANGSVLDFGPNSLRDRNGQIRKLAKHLELTDDLIQISEAFKTRFIVRDRTLEALSPSLSSLISTKILSPKGKLRLLKEPFIGERSGGDESIGDFLERRIGKEAVDYLVDPVFSGIYAGNIYRMSKKSVLPKLSEYEQDYGSIAWGAIRSKKESKTVKPMVLSFKKGVQQLTNALTERISDHIIYDEVKMLEKTESGYRVMTEEDEYTSKNIISCIPAYSLGHMLGGFEPELSAELVDIDYAPMLSTQVLFKASDINTEPEGFGFLVPRKERIRLLGAIWKSSIFPELTADGYFHATLMTGGAHDRGILTEPVEDVEEEVLKEFRELMETDASPAFIKSYLWKKAIPQFDVGYEQKKQKLQQFETENPGLHLGGNYRWGVSVPDCIQGAEELVEEVTA, encoded by the coding sequence TTGAGTGACTTAACTTCACAGGAAGTTATTATTCTGGGTGGAGGCATTTCGGGGCTTTCTGTGGCCTGGTTTCTTCACCAAAAAGGAATTCCGTTCAAGCTATTCGAAAAGCAGGCTGAAACCGGGGGGGTTATAACCTCCAAAATGGCTAATGGATCGGTATTGGATTTCGGGCCTAATTCCCTGCGCGATCGAAATGGCCAAATTCGAAAATTGGCTAAACACTTAGAGCTTACAGATGACCTGATCCAAATTTCAGAAGCCTTTAAAACGCGCTTTATAGTTAGAGATCGGACGCTTGAAGCATTGTCGCCAAGTTTAAGCTCTCTTATTTCTACAAAGATTTTATCTCCTAAAGGAAAGCTTCGGCTGCTTAAAGAGCCGTTTATCGGGGAAAGATCAGGCGGGGATGAAAGTATCGGGGATTTTTTGGAGCGGAGAATCGGCAAAGAAGCCGTGGATTACCTGGTGGACCCGGTGTTTTCGGGCATCTATGCCGGCAATATCTATCGGATGAGTAAAAAATCGGTGCTGCCCAAACTTTCGGAATATGAGCAGGATTACGGCTCCATTGCCTGGGGAGCCATTCGTTCAAAAAAAGAGAGCAAAACGGTAAAACCGATGGTGCTTTCCTTTAAAAAAGGAGTCCAGCAGCTGACGAACGCCCTCACCGAAAGAATTTCAGATCATATCATATATGATGAAGTGAAAATGTTGGAGAAGACCGAATCAGGGTACAGGGTTATGACGGAGGAAGATGAATACACTTCAAAAAATATTATCTCTTGTATCCCTGCGTACAGTTTAGGGCATATGCTGGGTGGATTTGAACCGGAGCTTTCTGCCGAACTTGTTGACATTGATTATGCCCCGATGCTATCCACCCAGGTACTCTTCAAAGCATCTGATATCAATACAGAACCAGAAGGCTTCGGATTTTTGGTGCCAAGAAAAGAGCGCATCAGACTGCTGGGTGCCATTTGGAAATCAAGTATCTTCCCCGAACTGACGGCCGACGGATATTTTCATGCTACCCTGATGACCGGTGGAGCTCACGACCGGGGAATATTAACCGAGCCGGTAGAAGATGTGGAAGAAGAAGTTTTGAAAGAGTTTCGTGAGCTGATGGAGACAGATGCTTCCCCTGCCTTCATTAAATCTTACCTCTGGAAAAAGGCCATTCCCCAATTTGATGTTGGTTACGAGCAGAAAAAACAAAAGCTTCAACAATTTGAAACTGAAAACCCCGGCCTGCATTTAGGCGGTAATTACCGCTGGGGCGTTTCCGTGCCGGATTGCATTCAGGGAGCGGAAGAATTGGTTGAAGAAGTTACCGCTTAG
- a CDS encoding endonuclease/exonuclease/phosphatase family protein: MRLLLLILILITSACTIQQQKEEPTSNSFPQAMATPDWYQASDFDTVKVLSWNVEHFVDDMDNPYIDNRRENNPPDNMEERRKLFVEIIKKADADIVVLQEFESDSYAQQLAEEHFPELGYQVFAGHESNDWYMNVVVMSRIPFGLFHSYATTNTPIIEQVDDEGNPASQAFTNNRMWTTEVLVNPDYSFYLTGVHLKAGRGDRNENWRLGQINLLRAHYNQLLALNPDENILAVGDFNSAPDSDEFQAFLGTGSSVEFVDPLAGTGVFSHPADSAFWRIDHILPNNNMKSEVAGDTVIVNYYFSPDSMNMAADHLPMSIEIIPKDL; encoded by the coding sequence ATGCGCCTGCTTTTACTGATTCTCATTCTTATTACTTCAGCTTGTACCATTCAACAGCAAAAAGAAGAGCCTACCTCTAACTCATTTCCTCAAGCAATGGCCACGCCGGACTGGTATCAGGCTTCTGATTTTGATACGGTAAAAGTATTGTCCTGGAATGTGGAACATTTTGTTGATGATATGGATAATCCTTACATAGACAACAGACGGGAGAATAATCCACCTGACAATATGGAAGAGCGGCGGAAATTATTCGTTGAGATCATTAAAAAAGCGGATGCCGATATTGTGGTTCTTCAGGAATTTGAAAGTGACAGCTATGCTCAACAATTAGCTGAAGAACATTTTCCGGAGTTAGGATATCAGGTTTTTGCCGGCCACGAGAGCAACGATTGGTATATGAATGTAGTGGTGATGAGCCGAATTCCTTTTGGCCTTTTTCACAGCTATGCCACAACAAATACGCCGATTATTGAACAAGTAGATGATGAGGGCAATCCTGCCTCACAGGCATTTACCAACAATCGTATGTGGACCACAGAAGTGTTGGTGAACCCGGACTATTCATTTTATTTAACCGGGGTACATCTGAAAGCGGGCCGTGGTGACCGAAATGAGAATTGGCGACTCGGACAAATCAATCTTTTGCGTGCACACTACAATCAACTGTTGGCGCTTAATCCCGATGAAAATATTCTGGCTGTGGGTGATTTCAACAGCGCACCAGACAGTGATGAATTCCAAGCTTTTCTGGGAACCGGTTCATCCGTTGAATTCGTAGATCCTTTGGCCGGAACCGGAGTGTTCTCTCACCCGGCTGATTCTGCCTTCTGGCGTATTGATCACATCCTTCCCAATAACAACATGAAGAGTGAAGTTGCAGGGGATACTGTGATTGTGAATTACTACTTTTCGCCTGACTCAATGAATATGGCAGCAGACCACCTGCCAATGAGCATAGAGATTATCCCAAAAGACTTATAA
- a CDS encoding MFS transporter has protein sequence MPEKSSKGLLAWAIYDWANSAYFVMIQTFVFAAYFAQSIAENETSGTALWGNMIGLAGFVIAISAPFLGSIADEGGRRKPWIAFFTTLCVIGCSMLWFAEPSSDFIWFALSMAFIATLGAELSFIFYNAMLPDLTTSLTIGKWSGWGWAMGYAGGLVCLIIGYFGFVEYGADVFGLDEGSLQNVRITFLFTGLWYAVFSLPMFFKTEDVPSKNKRMSVAVKDGMKELKNGIAMLKEEPNIWKFLLARLFYNDGLATIFAMGGVYAAGTFGFDTGQIFMFGIALNVTAGLGAFGFSWLDDISGSKNTIVWSLVGLIVPVVAVLFVEAETWFWVWGLLLGIFVGPVQASSRTFMGRLAPQDKRNQMYGLFALSGKVTTFAGPIMVGWITLLMDNQRWGMSAILLLLVVGLALMLGVDEVKGTTREEVPIIQN, from the coding sequence ATGCCTGAGAAATCTTCAAAAGGACTTTTAGCATGGGCTATATATGACTGGGCCAATTCGGCTTATTTCGTGATGATTCAAACCTTTGTGTTTGCCGCCTATTTTGCCCAATCCATAGCCGAAAATGAAACCTCAGGCACGGCATTGTGGGGAAATATGATCGGGTTGGCTGGTTTTGTCATAGCTATTTCAGCTCCTTTTTTAGGATCTATTGCTGATGAGGGGGGACGACGTAAGCCCTGGATTGCTTTTTTTACCACCCTTTGTGTAATCGGTTGCAGCATGTTATGGTTTGCCGAGCCCAGCTCTGATTTCATCTGGTTTGCCCTTTCAATGGCTTTCATTGCTACACTTGGAGCCGAGCTCTCATTCATTTTTTATAATGCCATGCTGCCTGATTTAACCACCAGTTTAACCATTGGCAAATGGTCGGGCTGGGGCTGGGCCATGGGGTATGCCGGCGGACTGGTTTGCCTGATTATAGGGTACTTCGGTTTTGTGGAATACGGTGCCGATGTATTTGGGTTGGATGAAGGCTCTCTGCAGAATGTAAGAATCACTTTTCTGTTCACCGGCTTGTGGTATGCTGTTTTTAGTCTCCCCATGTTTTTTAAAACGGAAGACGTTCCTTCAAAAAATAAAAGAATGTCGGTGGCGGTAAAGGATGGGATGAAGGAACTCAAAAATGGGATTGCCATGCTTAAAGAGGAGCCGAATATCTGGAAGTTTTTATTGGCACGCTTGTTTTATAATGATGGCCTTGCCACTATTTTTGCGATGGGGGGAGTGTATGCCGCCGGAACCTTCGGTTTTGACACCGGTCAGATCTTTATGTTCGGTATCGCTCTCAACGTAACGGCCGGACTGGGTGCTTTCGGGTTTTCCTGGCTGGATGATATTAGTGGTAGTAAAAACACAATCGTGTGGTCGTTGGTGGGGTTGATTGTGCCGGTGGTGGCCGTTCTTTTTGTGGAAGCGGAGACCTGGTTTTGGGTGTGGGGGTTGTTGCTTGGAATATTCGTGGGTCCCGTGCAGGCATCAAGCCGGACATTTATGGGAAGACTTGCCCCGCAAGATAAAAGAAATCAAATGTATGGGCTGTTTGCATTGTCTGGAAAAGTAACCACTTTTGCCGGTCCTATTATGGTAGGTTGGATCACCTTGTTGATGGATAACCAGAGGTGGGGAATGAGTGCTATATTGTTGCTTTTGGTTGTGGGATTAGCGTTAATGTTAGGTGTGGATGAGGTTAAGGGAACAACCCGGGAAGAAGTGCCTATAATCCAGAATTAA
- a CDS encoding histone H1, whose amino-acid sequence MSRMDDINNVVEELQVDMKKFYEKGNKAAGTRARKSLMTLKKLSHEIRQEIQEKKNAM is encoded by the coding sequence ATGAGTAGAATGGACGATATCAACAACGTAGTAGAAGAACTGCAAGTTGACATGAAGAAATTTTATGAGAAAGGAAACAAAGCTGCCGGAACACGTGCCCGCAAGAGTCTAATGACTCTAAAAAAGCTTTCTCATGAAATCCGTCAGGAAATTCAGGAAAAGAAAAACGCTATGTAA
- a CDS encoding PH domain-containing protein has product MNQEPATRIHKNAIKAWTVNALLFGLFWFTPSIIQLALAINHNLGIGTPWYHGIDWLLFGSIFLASLIFYLLTGVLLPNIRWKRWKYNVSEKEIDMLRGIIIKKRTLVPINRVQHVDTKQGPVYRKFGLSSVTISTAATTHEIPALDDDTADELRTKISTLVRKVKDDV; this is encoded by the coding sequence ATGAATCAAGAGCCCGCTACCCGAATCCATAAAAATGCCATCAAAGCCTGGACGGTAAATGCTTTGCTATTTGGATTGTTTTGGTTTACCCCCTCTATTATTCAATTGGCTCTTGCTATAAATCACAACTTAGGTATCGGCACGCCATGGTATCATGGTATAGACTGGCTTCTGTTTGGTTCTATATTTCTTGCTTCCCTGATCTTTTATTTGTTAACCGGAGTGCTGCTCCCCAATATTCGTTGGAAGCGATGGAAGTATAATGTTTCCGAAAAAGAAATCGACATGCTACGGGGTATTATCATTAAAAAAAGAACGCTCGTTCCCATTAACCGGGTTCAGCACGTGGATACCAAGCAAGGCCCTGTTTATCGGAAATTCGGGTTGTCGTCGGTCACCATATCCACAGCAGCAACCACGCATGAAATTCCTGCTCTTGACGATGATACTGCAGACGAGCTCCGCACCAAGATTTCTACACTTGTACGGAAGGTGAAAGATGATGTCTGA
- a CDS encoding PH domain-containing protein has protein sequence MMSEFKRQHPIAAVTRVIESIKQNFITIVILLFIGTSNTEGYFIYFLLGGIAITLVSGVLSWVVFRYRVHEDELQIKKGVLVKSNMYLSKDRIQVIDITEGLLQRMFGLVKVEVKTAGGGTETATISAISRGDAEALRSELRKKRSANGEGEEEAEEVYEEEEEVQGRWQLSTKDLVFAAFTSGNFGLIASILGAVSGQMDEFINEETIEYVYEALPGYSDVTLIVGIVIAIIVISWALSFLGVIFKYSDFQLEKTSKELIITSGLVERKHITVPFDRIQAVRFVEGVIRQPFGYGMLYVESAGFDQTQKGRSIVLVPFIASSNISNFLAEFLEEYKEPEYQIRPPGNTLWRYIRRPNYFVLPLIPIAWYLMEYGWLSLLIIPLLGYLGWMRYQDAALGLGDKILRMRYRVVSRTTAIVKKNRIQNAETSQNPFQENKDIQNLTVTAASGAGGMGFETADLSSRDTLKVLKWLMNEPIEEEETEVSYPAQTE, from the coding sequence ATGATGTCTGAGTTTAAGCGGCAACATCCCATTGCAGCAGTAACAAGGGTGATAGAAAGTATAAAACAGAATTTCATCACCATTGTTATTCTGCTTTTCATCGGTACCTCTAATACCGAAGGATATTTTATTTACTTCCTGCTGGGTGGTATTGCCATTACGCTTGTAAGCGGGGTGTTGAGTTGGGTGGTGTTTCGGTATCGGGTACACGAAGATGAGCTTCAGATTAAAAAAGGAGTGCTCGTAAAAAGTAATATGTACCTCTCTAAAGACCGCATACAGGTGATCGATATAACCGAGGGCTTGCTGCAGCGAATGTTTGGGTTGGTTAAAGTGGAAGTTAAAACAGCCGGAGGAGGTACCGAAACGGCTACAATCAGTGCTATTTCGCGTGGTGATGCAGAAGCTTTGCGGTCTGAACTTCGTAAAAAACGGTCCGCCAATGGTGAAGGAGAGGAAGAAGCTGAAGAGGTTTATGAAGAAGAAGAGGAAGTGCAGGGGCGGTGGCAATTGTCCACCAAGGATTTGGTTTTTGCTGCTTTTACCTCCGGCAATTTTGGCCTGATTGCTTCCATACTGGGTGCGGTTTCTGGTCAGATGGATGAGTTTATAAACGAGGAAACCATAGAATATGTATATGAAGCTCTTCCCGGATACAGCGATGTCACCCTGATCGTTGGTATCGTCATAGCTATTATTGTGATATCGTGGGCGCTGTCGTTTCTTGGGGTGATTTTTAAGTACTCAGACTTCCAACTCGAAAAAACCTCCAAGGAACTCATTATCACCAGCGGATTGGTAGAGAGAAAGCATATTACGGTTCCTTTTGACCGCATCCAGGCCGTGCGGTTTGTAGAGGGCGTTATTCGTCAGCCTTTTGGATATGGGATGCTGTACGTGGAAAGTGCCGGCTTCGATCAAACCCAGAAAGGGCGATCTATTGTGCTTGTCCCTTTTATCGCATCTTCAAATATCAGCAATTTTCTGGCAGAATTTCTTGAAGAATACAAAGAGCCGGAATACCAAATCAGGCCTCCCGGAAATACATTATGGAGATACATCCGGCGCCCAAATTATTTTGTGTTGCCGCTGATTCCGATTGCCTGGTACCTGATGGAGTACGGGTGGCTTTCGTTGCTGATAATTCCGCTTTTGGGATATTTAGGTTGGATGAGATATCAGGATGCAGCCCTTGGGCTTGGAGATAAAATCCTAAGAATGCGTTACCGGGTAGTGTCGCGCACAACCGCTATTGTGAAAAAGAACCGGATTCAAAATGCGGAGACCAGCCAAAATCCTTTCCAGGAGAATAAAGACATTCAGAACCTGACGGTGACGGCGGCATCAGGGGCCGGAGGTATGGGTTTTGAGACGGCTGACCTTAGTTCGCGGGATACTTTAAAAGTGTTAAAATGGCTGATGAATGAACCTATTGAGGAAGAGGAAACCGAAGTCAGTTACCCAGCTCAAACTGAATAA
- a CDS encoding histidine kinase dimerization/phosphoacceptor domain -containing protein, with the protein MALENGKKRPDVDQKVVALFAFGIVCAILLILIVNISINTTSGVRGYVGGEGMWTKAQKESVIHLTNYIITENEEEFNHFKSALRVNLGDRTAREELLKNDYNYQKAYDGFIKGKNHPEDIPHMINVFRRFSWTPQVQTAIDIWTEADEKITDLIHFGDSIRTQIQSPEISLGQKTEWVTRIEKMDHEFTDLEVRFSAAMGDLARLVNSVLRWSVITLGLMLIGIGIWLVYRFLNSTRVWMKTLRESEERFKQVLSNSKDVLYKMNLEDREYKYVSPALTSMLGYKPEEFLDGGISFIFSKMHPKDRERIQQVVEKYDHIEDNEFLPFVEFRLKDSSGNWKWVSNVRTLVRGSDGKPEAIIGSVRDISTQKKQDKQIKESLKEKEVLLQEIHHRVKNNLAIISSLLELQKDNVSQDVEDLLSSSQARIKSIAKVHEKLYESSTLSNIPLDAYIRELSEEIKNAYTSDKKNIEIQLDVVPFEIDLDEAIPIGLILNELINNAFKHAFKDHKEGVIRISLEKSGSGMELVVENNGDSIAEDFDPDQSDSLGMTLIRVLIKRVNGTLKIESGERTRFIIQFELGN; encoded by the coding sequence ATGGCTTTAGAGAATGGTAAAAAGCGCCCGGATGTAGATCAGAAAGTTGTTGCTCTTTTTGCGTTCGGCATTGTCTGTGCTATACTACTAATCCTTATCGTTAACATCTCCATTAATACCACATCCGGTGTACGCGGGTATGTTGGTGGGGAAGGTATGTGGACCAAAGCTCAAAAAGAGTCTGTTATCCATCTCACCAACTATATCATCACGGAAAACGAAGAGGAGTTTAATCACTTTAAGAGCGCATTGCGTGTAAACCTTGGTGACCGCACTGCCCGAGAAGAGCTGCTGAAAAACGATTACAATTATCAAAAAGCATATGATGGATTTATCAAGGGGAAAAACCACCCTGAAGACATTCCGCATATGATTAATGTATTCCGAAGGTTTAGCTGGACTCCACAAGTTCAAACTGCCATTGACATATGGACGGAGGCTGATGAAAAAATTACCGACCTCATACACTTTGGAGATTCCATTCGAACTCAGATACAGTCACCTGAAATTAGTTTAGGACAAAAAACAGAATGGGTTACACGGATCGAAAAAATGGATCATGAATTCACCGACCTAGAAGTTCGGTTCTCGGCTGCAATGGGTGATCTGGCTCGTCTTGTCAACTCTGTTTTGCGCTGGAGCGTGATAACCCTTGGGCTTATGCTTATTGGAATCGGCATTTGGCTGGTTTACCGCTTTCTGAACAGTACAAGGGTTTGGATGAAAACCCTCAGGGAGAGTGAAGAACGGTTCAAGCAGGTGCTTTCCAACTCCAAAGACGTACTTTACAAAATGAATTTGGAAGACAGGGAGTACAAATACGTAAGCCCGGCCTTAACCTCCATGTTGGGTTATAAACCTGAGGAATTTCTGGATGGCGGAATCTCGTTCATTTTCTCAAAAATGCACCCCAAAGACCGGGAGCGCATTCAGCAGGTTGTAGAAAAGTATGACCATATTGAAGACAACGAATTCCTCCCTTTCGTTGAGTTCCGGCTTAAAGACAGCTCAGGAAACTGGAAATGGGTCAGTAATGTACGAACACTGGTTCGCGGCTCTGATGGCAAACCCGAGGCTATTATCGGAAGCGTACGGGATATCTCAACACAGAAAAAACAAGACAAACAAATTAAGGAGTCGCTTAAAGAGAAAGAGGTTCTGTTACAGGAAATACATCACCGGGTGAAAAATAACCTGGCTATTATTTCGAGCCTGCTGGAGCTTCAAAAAGATAACGTTAGCCAGGACGTTGAAGACTTGTTGTCTTCCAGCCAGGCGCGCATCAAATCAATTGCCAAGGTACACGAGAAGCTGTATGAGTCCTCTACCCTTTCCAATATTCCGCTGGATGCGTATATCCGGGAATTATCGGAGGAAATAAAGAATGCTTACACAAGCGACAAAAAGAATATTGAGATTCAACTGGACGTGGTTCCTTTTGAAATTGATCTGGATGAAGCAATACCTATCGGACTCATTCTCAATGAGCTAATCAATAATGCCTTCAAACATGCTTTTAAAGATCATAAAGAAGGTGTCATCAGGATTTCACTGGAGAAAAGCGGGTCGGGTATGGAATTAGTCGTTGAGAATAATGGCGACAGCATAGCCGAAGATTTTGATCCGGATCAAAGCGATTCACTCGGCATGACACTGATCAGGGTCCTAATTAAGAGGGTAAACGGAACGCTGAAGATCGAAAGCGGAGAAAGGACACGCTTTATTATTCAGTTTGAGCTGGGTAACTGA
- the ettA gene encoding energy-dependent translational throttle protein EttA, with product MSLSDNKIIFSMVGVSKTYKPNKTVLKDIYLSFFYGAKIGVLGLNGAGKSTLLRIIAGKDQNYQGDISIQKGITFGYLSQEPKLDPSKTVKEIVEEGVQETMDLLKEYEEVNAAFSDPDADFEKLIERQSKLQEKIDQVEAWDIDSKLEQAMDALRCPPGDTSVEVLSGGEARRVALCRLLLKKPDVLLLDEPTNHLDAESVGWLEQHLDRYEGTVIAVTHDRYFLDNVAGWILELDRGEGIPFEGNYSSWLEQKSKRLEQEEKEESKRQKTLKQELDWIRQNPKGRRAKSKARINKYEELLSEEHEKRRDDMEIFIPAGPRLGDKVIVADHVTKGFEERLLIEDMNFKLPPGGIVGVIGPNGAGKTTLFKMITGQEEPDSGKLVTGDTVKLGYIDQKRPLDPSKTIWEEISGGQDTIQLGNREVNSRAYVARFNFSGSDQQKKVTELSGGERNRVHLAKMLKEGANVLLLDEPTNDLDVNTLRALEEALLEFAGCAVVISHDRWFLDRIATHILAFEGNSQVYWFEGNYEEYEENRKQRLGITDDQPHRIKYKKLMR from the coding sequence ATTTCATTGAGCGACAATAAGATCATTTTTTCTATGGTTGGGGTAAGCAAAACTTACAAACCCAACAAAACGGTACTTAAAGATATCTACCTCTCCTTCTTTTATGGAGCTAAAATCGGCGTGCTGGGTTTAAACGGTGCAGGTAAGTCCACCCTACTGCGAATTATTGCCGGGAAAGACCAAAACTACCAGGGCGATATCAGCATTCAGAAAGGAATTACTTTTGGGTATCTGTCGCAGGAGCCCAAGCTGGATCCTTCCAAAACCGTAAAGGAAATTGTGGAAGAAGGAGTGCAGGAAACCATGGACCTGCTTAAAGAATATGAAGAAGTGAATGCTGCTTTCAGTGATCCTGATGCTGACTTTGAGAAATTGATTGAAAGGCAATCTAAGCTGCAGGAAAAAATTGATCAGGTTGAAGCCTGGGATATCGACAGTAAGCTGGAACAAGCGATGGACGCCCTTCGGTGCCCTCCCGGCGATACTTCCGTAGAGGTGCTTTCCGGTGGCGAAGCCCGCCGTGTTGCCCTTTGTCGCTTACTGCTTAAAAAACCTGATGTCTTGTTACTGGATGAGCCGACCAACCACCTGGACGCTGAATCCGTTGGCTGGCTTGAACAACATCTGGATCGCTATGAAGGAACTGTTATTGCCGTAACTCACGACCGTTACTTTCTTGACAATGTGGCCGGCTGGATTCTTGAGCTGGATCGCGGCGAAGGGATTCCGTTTGAAGGCAATTACAGCTCGTGGCTGGAACAAAAATCCAAACGACTGGAGCAGGAAGAGAAAGAAGAATCCAAACGTCAAAAAACACTTAAGCAGGAGCTGGACTGGATTCGTCAGAACCCTAAAGGACGACGCGCCAAGAGTAAAGCCCGTATCAACAAATACGAGGAATTACTTTCTGAGGAGCACGAAAAACGCCGTGATGACATGGAGATTTTCATCCCCGCCGGTCCGCGCCTTGGCGATAAGGTGATTGTTGCTGATCATGTGACCAAAGGGTTTGAAGAACGCCTGCTGATTGAAGACATGAACTTCAAGTTGCCTCCCGGGGGTATTGTTGGAGTGATCGGTCCAAATGGTGCCGGTAAAACCACCTTATTTAAAATGATAACCGGACAAGAAGAACCCGACAGCGGAAAGTTGGTAACCGGAGATACCGTAAAGCTTGGCTATATAGACCAGAAGAGACCTCTTGATCCTTCTAAAACAATTTGGGAAGAAATCTCGGGCGGGCAAGACACTATTCAGCTGGGCAACCGGGAAGTGAATTCACGTGCCTATGTAGCCCGTTTCAACTTCAGCGGAAGCGATCAACAGAAAAAAGTAACCGAACTTTCCGGTGGTGAACGCAATCGTGTTCACCTTGCAAAAATGCTGAAGGAAGGCGCCAATGTGCTACTTCTTGATGAACCTACTAATGATCTCGATGTAAATACATTGCGAGCCCTCGAAGAGGCTTTACTGGAATTTGCCGGCTGTGCTGTCGTCATATCTCACGATAGATGGTTCCTCGATCGAATTGCTACTCATATTTTAGCATTTGAAGGAAACAGCCAGGTGTATTGGTTTGAAGGAAATTATGAAGAATACGAAGAGAATCGTAAACAGAGGCTCGGCATTACCGATGACCAGCCTCACCGCATTAAATACAAAAAACTGATGCGTTAA
- a CDS encoding ZIP family metal transporter — protein MEFLPNWFFELNPIVQALMGGLFTWGVTSLGAALVFFTKGINYKLLDGMMGFAAGVMIAASVWSLIIPGIELAEAQGMIGWVPAAIGFLLGGVFLRICDAYVPHLHIGLPRDEAEGVDTKWKRATLLVLAITLHNIPEGLAIGVLFGAASLGLDMVGGATVAGAITLAIGIGIQNFPEGIAISMPLRRDGLSRLKSFNYGQLSGIVEPVSAVIGAAAVIFITPILPYALAFAAGAMIYVVVEELIPESQLHGNADLATLGVMVGFVVMMVLDVALG, from the coding sequence ATGGAATTCTTACCAAACTGGTTTTTTGAGCTGAACCCTATTGTACAAGCCTTAATGGGCGGGTTATTTACCTGGGGTGTAACATCGCTTGGAGCGGCTCTTGTTTTTTTCACGAAAGGCATAAACTACAAACTATTGGATGGTATGATGGGCTTCGCTGCCGGGGTTATGATTGCAGCGAGTGTGTGGTCATTAATTATACCCGGAATTGAACTGGCCGAAGCACAGGGTATGATTGGCTGGGTTCCTGCAGCCATTGGTTTTTTACTTGGCGGGGTCTTCCTGAGAATTTGTGATGCCTATGTCCCCCACCTGCACATTGGATTACCACGTGATGAAGCGGAAGGTGTGGACACAAAATGGAAACGAGCCACCCTGCTTGTGTTAGCCATTACCCTGCATAACATACCGGAAGGTTTAGCTATTGGAGTTCTTTTTGGAGCAGCTAGCCTCGGCCTAGATATGGTTGGCGGGGCAACAGTGGCCGGAGCTATTACGCTGGCTATTGGTATTGGTATTCAAAACTTCCCGGAAGGAATTGCCATCTCCATGCCACTTCGTCGTGATGGACTGAGCCGATTAAAAAGTTTCAACTATGGACAGCTCTCCGGTATTGTAGAGCCGGTTTCTGCTGTGATTGGAGCTGCGGCCGTAATTTTCATCACGCCTATCCTCCCTTATGCACTCGCATTTGCCGCCGGCGCCATGATCTATGTAGTGGTAGAGGAATTGATCCCGGAAAGTCAGCTTCACGGAAATGCTGACCTGGCTACTTTAGGTGTAATGGTTGGCTTTGTGGTGATGATGGTATTAGATGTAGCACTCGGGTAA